The Candidatus Eisenbacteria bacterium region ACAGCGCCAACGCTCGGTCGGCGGCGCCGGCGATGTCTGTCAGATCCACACGCATCGCGGCCGATCCCATGATCGAAGCCCGCAACTCTTCGGGCGATGGCTCGACGATCCGAAGCAACGCCGCGGCGCCGACCATGGCCGCCACCGGTACGGCGACCAACGACATGAGCAACAGCGTGCGCCGCGGGTGCTGAACGAACTGGCGCCACTCGACCCGTGCGAGCGCTTGAAGTGCGGTCCAACTCTTCGCGCCGCTCACGCGGACACGCCGACAGTCGCGGCCTCGGTTGACCTCTCGACTTCGGCAACCTCGTCGACCATCAATCCGTCACGCAGGTGCAGCACGCGATCAGCCCACCGCACGTGGGCCGGATCGTGCGTGACCAGCACCACTGTCCGGCCGCGATCACACTGCGCGCGCAGCAGCCGCATCACGATCTCGCCGGTGGCTGAGTCGAGCGCGCCGGTCGGCTCGTCGGCGAGCAGCAGTCCGCGGGGCCCGACGAAGGCACGCGCGATCGCGACACGTTGCTGCTCGCCGCCCGACAGGTCATCCGGGAAACGGTGAGCAAGTGCAGACATGCGGACACCCTCGAGTGCTTCGTTCGCCAGCCTGCGCGACTCGCTCGACGCCACTCCGTCCAGATCGAGCGGCAGCGCCACGTTCTCGATCGCGCTCAGACCCGGCAGGAGATTCAGATCCTGGAACACAAAGCCGATTGTCTGGCGCCGGAGTGCGGCCAACGCGGCTGGCGCCAGAGTGGCAAGGTCGTTGTTGTCCACCAGCACACGGCCTTCGCTGGGCTGATCGAGAGCCCCCGCGAGTGCGAGCAGCGTGGACTTACCCGAACCCGACGGACCCATGATCGCCACCAGCTCGCCGCGCGGAACGTCGAAAGTTACAGGCCCGAGCGCGCGAACAGCCTTAGGGCCAGTGCCATGAACGCGTGTGATGCCTTCGAAGCGGAGCATGCGGGGGACCCCGGGGCGATCTCTGAGCAGCGGGAGAAGGTTGCTGCGAGGAGATACGGGGCGGGGCGGAGGGTGTCACAGCATGCAGCGATTGTGAGGCGCGTCGGCACGACCGTTCTGGCGTGCCTAGCGACTAACGAGTATTCCGATTCCGCACCACGCCCTTGTCCGCCACATCCAGGTAGCCCACCAGCCGCGCATTCCGTCGCACCGCATCCGCGAGATGCGCCGCGCCCCTGTCCCCCGCGATCGCCAGCGCGAGCCCCGGCGTCAGCACCAGCGGGTGCCCGCGTTCGCCGCGATACCTCGGCACGATCGCGTAGGCGAAGCGCTTCTTGTCGGCGCGGCTCCCCTTGTAGGCACCCAGGGCCGCATCCATCCCCGCGCCGAGCGCGCGCACGGTGTTCACCTTGACGTTCGGGTGATCGACCGGCAGCACCACGACGCTCTCCGGCTTGAGCGACACCGCACCGACCAGACCGAGTCGCACCGAGCTGTACATGCCCTTCTTCCACGCGCGATTGGTCACGAAGTGCACCTCGAGCCCTTCGGCCCCGTGCTTGTGGGCGCCCTGAATGTCGCGGTGCAGCTTCCCCGACTCGACGAGCTTCACGAACTCGGCCTCGATCGACTTCTGAATGCGCTTGGCGTCGTGCCCGAGCACCACGATCACCGAATCGCACACCGACCACAGCGTGCGAATGCCGGCGGCGGCAAAGCTCTCACCCTTGAGCTTCACCAGCGCCTTCGCACTTCCCATCCGCGTCGATGCACCCGCCGACAGCAGCACGCCCACCTTCATCGGCCTACCTCCCGGTCCTTGGGTTGGTTCACAACGGGCGGCATCCAGGGTTCGGGCAACGTGACGCCACGGCGCGTCGCGACCAGCTCACCCACGATGCTCACCGCGATCTCCTGCGGCGTCTGCGCGCCGATCTCCACTCCGAGCGGGCAGCGCAGCCGCGCGATGTCGGCGTCGGCAAAACCGCGTGCGCGCAACCGCAGCGCGAACTTCCGCTGCTTGGGAACACTGCCCACCATGCCGACGAATCGCAGGGGCTTTCGCAGCAACTCCTCCACAATCCGCTGATCCACCGCGTGATCGTGCGTCACCACCACGGCATACTCGGCGCCGCTCGCTTCGAGCGTGCGCGCCACGGCTTCGGGGTCTCGATTGATCAGCGTTGCATGCGCGAACCGTTCGCTGGTGGCCCACTCCTCGCGCGCATCCACCACGCTCACATCGAACCCGCAG contains the following coding sequences:
- a CDS encoding ABC transporter ATP-binding protein, whose protein sequence is MLRFEGITRVHGTGPKAVRALGPVTFDVPRGELVAIMGPSGSGKSTLLALAGALDQPSEGRVLVDNNDLATLAPAALAALRRQTIGFVFQDLNLLPGLSAIENVALPLDLDGVASSESRRLANEALEGVRMSALAHRFPDDLSGGEQQRVAIARAFVGPRGLLLADEPTGALDSATGEIVMRLLRAQCDRGRTVVLVTHDPAHVRWADRVLHLRDGLMVDEVAEVERSTEAATVGVSA
- a CDS encoding NTP transferase domain-containing protein, whose product is MKVGVLLSAGASTRMGSAKALVKLKGESFAAAGIRTLWSVCDSVIVVLGHDAKRIQKSIEAEFVKLVESGKLHRDIQGAHKHGAEGLEVHFVTNRAWKKGMYSSVRLGLVGAVSLKPESVVVLPVDHPNVKVNTVRALGAGMDAALGAYKGSRADKKRFAYAIVPRYRGERGHPLVLTPGLALAIAGDRGAAHLADAVRRNARLVGYLDVADKGVVRNRNTR
- the xdhC gene encoding xanthine dehydrogenase accessory protein XdhC, translating into MNDREEIWDTVARWRAERRRFVMASVIESRGFTPRKPGAHMLIGEDGTTAGTIGGGAIEHQVREQAARLLENGGSSLVKRHLTQELGMCCGGEMSVYLEVLEPAPKLTIFGAGYIAQPLASLAHDCGFDVSVVDAREEWATSERFAHATLINRDPEAVARTLEASGAEYAVVVTHDHAVDQRIVEELLRKPLRFVGMVGSVPKQRKFALRLRARGFADADIARLRCPLGVEIGAQTPQEIAVSIVGELVATRRGVTLPEPWMPPVVNQPKDREVGR